A DNA window from Setaria viridis chromosome 2, Setaria_viridis_v4.0, whole genome shotgun sequence contains the following coding sequences:
- the LOC117843571 gene encoding ETO1-like protein 1, with the protein MRSSFLSESPCDEQHIHGYGFNPQSWLQVERGKLPKSSYSPSSIESLIKIAEPPVVPLYKPLDYVEVLSRIHEELEQCMPSERPGLYLVQSQVFRGLGEAKLRQRSLHSAWRCATTVHEKVIFGAWLRYEKRGEEIISDVLASCRKCCREFGPLDIASEMPVGNFEIYGSCEMGSSSRVSSTVTFQIRDGRVTCDRCKIASLSIPFFSMLNGPFTESQLELVDLSENGISLEGMRAVSEFSSTYSLGDLPLEILLEILVFASTFCCDRLKDACDRKLASFVSSRQDAVELMALAFEENAPVLAASCLQMLLQELPDCLTDDLVISLFLGATAQQQLIMVGQASFLLYCLLSEAAMNIDPRTDTTVCLSEKLVQLAVTPTQKQIAFHQLGCIRLLRKEYNEAERRFEVAFSAGHVYSVAGLARIAGMQGQKALAYEKLSSVIASNLPLGWMYLERSLYSEGDRKLADLDKATELDPTLTYPYMYRAASLMRKKDAKLALEEINRLLGFKLALECLELRICLYLALEDYKSAICDIHAILTLSPEYRMLEGRVAASKIGTLLGAHVEQWNTAECWLQLYERWSSVDDIGSLSVIYRMLESDAAKGVLYFRQSLLLLRLNCPEAAMRSLQLARHHAATEHERLVYEGWLLYDTGHCEEALQKAEESISIQRSFEAFFLKAYVLADSGVDPSYSATVISLLEDALKCPSDRLRKGQALNNLGGVYVDCGKLDSAADCYTSALKIRHTRAHQGLARVHFLRNNRDAAYEEMTKLIAKAKNNASAYEKRSEYCEREQTMTDLQTVTQLDPLRVYPYRYRAAVLMDSHKENDAIAELSRAITFKADLHLLHLRAAFHEHIGDVPSALRDCRAALSLDPNHQEMLELQKRVNSQEP; encoded by the exons ATGAGGAGCAGCTTCCTCTCGGAGTCGCCGTGCGACGAGCAGCACATCCATGGCTACGGCTTCAACCCGCAGTCGTGGCTGCAGGTGGAGCGCGGGAAGCTGCCCAAGTCATCCTACTCGCCGTCCTCCAT TGAGTCGCTCATCAAGATTGCTGAGCCGCCGGTAGTGCCATTGTATAAGCCTTTGGATTATGTCGAGGTGCTGTCCAGGATCCACGAGGAGCTCGAGCAATGCATGCCGAGCGAGCGGCCAGGGCTGTATCTGGTCCAGTCCCAGGTGTTTAGGGGCCTTGGGGAGGCGAAATTGCGCCAGAGGAGCCTGCACTCTGCGTGGCGCTGTGCAACCACTGTGCACGAGAAGGTCATATTTGGGGCATGGCTGCGGTACGAGAAGCGGGGTGAGGAGATCATATCAGACGTACTTGCATCATGTAGGAAGTGCTGCCGAGAGTTTGGCCCACTCGATATTGCTTCTGAGATGCCTGTGGGCAATTTTGAGATATATGGTTCATGTGAGATGGGCTCCTCATCTCGAGTTTCTTCCACGGTGACATTTCAAATAAGAGATGGGAGGGTGACATGTGATAGGTGCAAGATTGCATCTTTGTCGATCCCATTTTTCTCCATGCTTAATGGACCATTTACTGAGTCACAGCTTGAGCTTGTTGATCTGTCGGAGAATGGTATCTCATTGGAGGGCATGAGAGCTGTTTCTGAGTTCAGTTCTACTTATAGCTTAGGGGATTTGCCTTTGGAAATCTTGTTGGAGATCCTGGTGTTTGCAAGCACATTTTGTTGTGACAGGCTAAAAGATGCTTGTGATAGGAAACTGGCTTCGTTTGTTTCATCAAGGCAGGATGCTGTTGAGCTCATGGCGTTGGCATTTGAAGAAAATGCACCAGTTCTTGCTGCTTCTTGCTTGCAAATGCTTTTACAGGAGCTTCCTGATTGTCTAACTGACGATCTAGTAATTAGCCTCTTCTTGGGTGCGACTGCACAGCAACAACTTATCATGGTCGGACAAGCCTCCTTTTTGTTATACTGCTTGCTTAGTGAAGCTGCAATGAATATTGATCCAAGAACAGATACAACGGTATGCTTATCAGAGAAGCTTGTTCAGTTGGCAGTTACCCCTACTCAGAAGCAAATAGCTTTTCATCAGCTTGGATGCATTAGACTTTTACGAAAGGAATATAATGAAGCTGAACGCAGATTTGAGGTTGCCTTCTCTGCTGGTCACGTGTATTCTGTTGCTGGTCTTGCTAGAATCGCTGGTATGCAAGGCCAAAAGGCTTTGGCTTATGAGAAACTCAGTTCAGTCATAGCATCTAATCTGCCACTAGGGTGGATGTATCTGGAGAGATCTTTGTATTCTGAAGGTGATAGAAAGTTGGCGGACCTTGACAAAGCAACTGAGCTGGATCCTACTCTTACTTACCCTTACATGTATCGAGCTGCATCCTTGATGAgaaagaaagatgctaaacttGCCTTGGAGGAAATTAACCGGCTCTTGGGTTTCAAGTTAGCATTGGAGTGCCTGGAGCTCCGGATTTGTCTATACTTGGCTCTAGAAGACTACAAATCTGCCATCTGTGATATCCATGCGATTCTTACTCTTTCACCTGAGTATCGGATGTTGGAAGGACGTGTAGCTGCTTCCAAAATTGGCACTCTTCTCGGCGCACATGTCGAGCAGTGGAATACAGCTGAGTGTTGGCTCCAACTGTATGAGCGTTGGTCATCAGTGGATGATATTGGTTCCCTTTCAGTGATCTACCGGATGCTTGAGTCAGATGCTGCAAAAGGTGTTCTGTACTTTAGGCAATCTTTGCTGCTCCTTAG GTTGAACTGTCCTGAGGCAGCGATGCGCAGTTTGCAATTGGCAAGACATCATGCTGCAACTGAGCATGAACGACTAGTATATGAGGGGTGGCTTTTGTATGACACTGGACACTGTGAGGAGGCCCTTCAAAAAGCAGAAGAATCTATTTCTATTCAAAGGTCATTTGAGGCTTTCTTTCTGAAAGCCTACGTTTTGGCTGACTCGGGAGTTGATCCTTCTTATTCTGCGACTGTTATCTCGCTTCTTGAAGATGCATTGAAATGCCCTTCAGACCGGCTTCGGAAGGGTCAG GCTTTGAATAACCTTGGTGGTGTCTATGTTGATTGTGGAAAATTAGACTCAGCAGCTGATTGCTATACAAGTGCCCTGAAGATTCGACACACTAGGGCCCATCAAGGTCTTGCTCGTGTTCATTTCCTCAGGAACAACAGGGATGCTGCATATGAGGAAATGACAAAGTTGATAGCGAAAGCTAAAAACAATGCTTCAGCTTATGAGAAACGCTCAGAATATTGTGAGCGAGAACAAACTATGACAGATTTGCAAACAGTGACCCAATTGGATCCTTTACGTGTTTATCCGTACAGATATCGAGCAGCAG TGCTGATGGATAGCCACAAGGAGAACGATGCAATAGCAGAGCTCAGCCGTGCCATCACCTTCAAAGCCGACCTCCACTTGCTGCATCTCCGGGCGGCATTCCACGAGCACATCGGGGATGTCCCAAGCGCTCTCCGTGATTGTAGAGCCGCCCTCTCCTTGGACCCGAATCACCAGGAAATGCTAGAGCTTCAGAAACGTGTGAACAGCCAAGAGCCCTGA